A window of the Hordeum vulgare subsp. vulgare chromosome 5H, MorexV3_pseudomolecules_assembly, whole genome shotgun sequence genome harbors these coding sequences:
- the LOC123400191 gene encoding secreted RxLR effector protein 161-like: protein MEDCNPSYVPMKPRLILSKKSEAPVVDATEYRSVVRKLRYLTNTRPDLAYSVDIVSHFMEAPTTKYWTAVENILRYIKGTTNFGCVYLREKKKEMLELLGYSDSDMSGDVDDRISTSDVVYFLRENIVSWLLQKLKVVALSSREEEYIAAATAVFQGVYLGRLLGDLTGKERVVHNVDDKSTISPWKNPVRHDRRTGIDTRYRYLRECVKESKIDVNYICTDDQLADILTKSLGRQKFTEMRTRIGVQALK from the coding sequence ATGGAAGATTGCAACCCAAGTTATGTTCCAATGAAGCCTCGTCTTATACTAAGCAAGAAAAGTGAAGCACCCGTGGTTGATGCAACGGAGTATAGAAGTGTGGTCCGAAAGTTGAGGTATCTCACGAATACAAGACCAGACTTGGCCTATTCCGTTGACATAGTGAGTCACTTCATGGAAGCACCCACGACGAAATACTGGACAGCTGTGGAAAATATACTCAGGTACATCAAAGGGACAACAAACTTCGGTTGTGTCTAtttgagagagaagaagaaggagatgctgGAGCTATTGGGCTACAGTGATAGCGACATGTCAGGAGATGTGGACGACCGTATAAGTACCTCAGACGTGGTATATTTCTTGAGAGAAAATATAGTGAGTTGGCTATTACAAAAGTTGAAAGTGGTCGCATTATCCTCACGTGAAGAAGAGTATATTGCAGCTGCAACTGCGGTGTTTCAAGGTGTGTATCTAGGAAGGCTACTTGGTGACCTCACAGGTAAGGAACGAGTGGTGCACAACGTTGACGACAAGTCTACAATCTCTCCGTGGAAGAATCCAGTGCGTCATGATAGACGCACAGGCATCGATACGAGGTATCGGTACCTACGGGAGTGCGTGAAAGAAAGCAAGATTGACGTCAACTACATTTGCACTGACGACCAGCTTGCAGATATCCTGACCAAGTCTTTGGGACGACAGAAGTTTACAGAGATGCGGACAAGGATCGGCGTCCAAGCTCTGAAGTGA